A single window of Methylomarinum sp. Ch1-1 DNA harbors:
- a CDS encoding MlaA family lipoprotein has product MHQSKLAQIGLISLLLLSGCATTETVQDPRDPWEGWNRNVQSFNDGLDDYVMKPAAKGYRWVMPNFADRAVSNFFSNIDDIGVTINDFLQGKFSQSGQDGARFLVNSTAGIAGLIDVGTMIDLPKHKEDFDQTLGVWGVSTGPYLVLPFFGPSSPRGVGGLVGDAAMNPISYIGTYVSTGLFALNAIDQRADNLATERIADEAALDRYSFFRDAYLARRRYLVYDGNPPEEVDVLELEDFEFEGEDGMGPVSPY; this is encoded by the coding sequence ATGCATCAGTCTAAATTAGCGCAGATCGGATTGATTTCGTTGCTACTGCTAAGTGGCTGCGCCACCACCGAAACCGTTCAAGATCCCAGGGATCCTTGGGAAGGATGGAACAGAAACGTGCAGTCCTTTAATGATGGTCTGGATGATTACGTGATGAAGCCTGCTGCTAAGGGTTATCGCTGGGTCATGCCTAATTTTGCCGACCGTGCGGTGTCTAATTTTTTCAGTAACATCGATGATATCGGTGTGACCATTAACGACTTCTTGCAGGGAAAATTTTCTCAATCGGGGCAGGATGGCGCCCGTTTCCTGGTCAATAGCACGGCGGGCATCGCTGGTCTGATCGATGTCGGCACGATGATCGATCTGCCCAAGCATAAAGAGGATTTTGATCAAACGCTGGGCGTTTGGGGGGTGTCGACCGGTCCTTATCTGGTGCTGCCGTTTTTTGGCCCAAGTTCTCCGCGGGGTGTCGGCGGTCTGGTTGGCGATGCGGCGATGAATCCGATTTCCTATATCGGCACGTATGTGTCAACTGGCTTGTTTGCTCTGAATGCGATAGATCAGCGCGCCGATAATCTGGCCACTGAAAGAATCGCCGATGAGGCCGCTTTAGACCGTTATAGCTTTTTCAGAGATGCTTATTTGGCGCGACGCCGATATCTGGTTTATGACGGTAATCCGCCCGAGGAGGTGGATGTGCTGGAGTTGGAGGATTTTGAGTTTGAGGGCGAGGATGGCATGGGCCCTGTGAGTCCTTATTAA
- a CDS encoding RNA pyrophosphohydrolase, giving the protein MIDSKGYRPNVGMILCNDDGRVFWAKRKGANSWQFPQGGIDGDEDPETAMYRELWEETGLRSEDVELLGRTRYWLRYKLPDRYIRKNSMPLCIGQKQIWFILRMISDESKVRFDCGHKQEFDSWKWVEYWHPLKDVVYFKRKVYRKAMIELGSMLISDAVPVRADGYLSIRKGQ; this is encoded by the coding sequence ATGATTGACTCAAAAGGATACCGACCGAATGTCGGCATGATCCTTTGCAATGACGATGGTCGTGTTTTTTGGGCGAAACGAAAAGGTGCAAACTCATGGCAATTTCCGCAGGGTGGTATCGATGGCGATGAAGACCCGGAAACAGCGATGTATCGTGAATTGTGGGAAGAAACAGGGTTACGCTCGGAAGATGTCGAGCTGCTGGGGCGCACCCGTTATTGGCTGAGATATAAACTGCCGGACCGTTATATCCGAAAAAACTCGATGCCGTTATGCATAGGCCAGAAACAGATCTGGTTCATCTTGCGTATGATATCAGATGAATCCAAGGTGCGGTTTGACTGTGGTCACAAACAGGAGTTCGACAGCTGGAAATGGGTGGAATATTGGCATCCGTTGAAGGATGTCGTCTACTTCAAGCGCAAGGTTTATCGCAAGGCGATGATAGAGCTGGGATCGATGCTGATTTCCGATGCCGTGCCTGTCAGGGCCGATGGTTATTTGTCGATACGCAAGGGTCAATAA
- a CDS encoding HAD family hydrolase, with protein MSLAIFDLDNTLIADDSDFLWGQFLVDQGIVDKEQYEQANLRFYQDYKQGRLDIVEFLNFSLAPLARHDAEQLFQWRRQFVEQVINPILLQPAKDLVNKHRDQGDTLLVITATNRFVTEPIVQLYGIDNLLATTPEFVDGRYTGRFNGIPCYQDGKVKLLQQWLQHSNESMKNSWFYSDSHNDLPLLQQVDNPVAVDPDDILREHAEQAGWPVISLRG; from the coding sequence GTGAGTTTAGCGATTTTTGATTTGGACAACACGCTGATAGCGGATGACAGCGATTTTTTATGGGGCCAATTCCTGGTGGATCAAGGCATCGTCGACAAGGAGCAATATGAACAGGCCAATCTCCGCTTTTATCAGGATTACAAACAAGGCCGATTGGATATCGTCGAATTTCTAAACTTTTCGCTGGCGCCATTGGCCAGACACGACGCAGAACAATTGTTTCAATGGCGTCGCCAATTCGTCGAACAAGTCATCAACCCCATCTTGCTGCAACCGGCCAAGGACCTGGTGAACAAACACCGCGATCAGGGCGACACCTTGCTGGTTATCACCGCGACTAACCGTTTCGTCACCGAACCGATCGTCCAGCTTTACGGCATCGACAACCTGCTGGCGACCACGCCGGAATTCGTCGACGGCCGCTATACCGGGCGATTTAACGGCATCCCCTGCTATCAGGATGGCAAAGTCAAATTACTGCAGCAATGGCTGCAACATTCCAACGAGAGCATGAAAAACAGCTGGTTCTACAGCGATTCCCATAACGATCTGCCGCTATTGCAGCAGGTGGACAATCCGGTCGCGGTGGACCCCGACGACATACTGCGGGAACACGCCGAACAGGCCGGCTGGCCGGTGATCAGCCTTAGAGGATAA
- the ilvD gene encoding dihydroxy-acid dehydratase gives MANSGDKSTRTFSSKVVDGMERAPSRAMLHAVGFSNEDFKKPQIGIASTWSMVTPCNMHINKLADDAAKGVDGAGGKAVIFNTITISDGISMGTEGMKYSLVSREVIADSIETVTGCQGFDGVVAIGGCDKNMPGCMIALSRLNRPAIFVYGGTILPGCHKGKKLDVVSVFEAVGARANDKIDDAELEAIEAKAIPGAGSCGGMYTANTMASAIEALGMSLPNSSAQAAVSEDKRLDCERAGAAVLALLEKDIKPRDIMTKEAFENAITVVIALGGSTNAVLHLLAMANATGVDLTLDDFTRIGANVPMLADLKPSGRYQMAELIEIGGIQPLMKTLLDQGLLHGDCLTVTGKTLAENLADVQPYPEGQDMIRSLDNPIKKDSHLAVLYGNLATEGAVAKITGKEGLVFTGAAKVFDAEEQALQSILNGDIVKGDVIVIRYEGPKGGPGMREMLSPTSAIMGKGLGKDVALITDGRFSGGTHGFVVGHITPEAQVGGALAIVKDGDKITIDAESKELTLHVNEHEIARRLEKWQAPAPRYNRGVLAKFAKLVSSASKGAVTDNLD, from the coding sequence ATGGCAAATTCAGGTGACAAAAGCACACGCACCTTCTCATCCAAGGTTGTCGACGGCATGGAACGCGCGCCCAGCCGGGCGATGCTTCATGCAGTCGGTTTTAGCAACGAAGACTTCAAAAAGCCGCAAATCGGCATCGCCTCCACCTGGAGCATGGTGACGCCTTGCAACATGCACATCAATAAATTGGCCGACGATGCCGCCAAAGGCGTTGACGGCGCCGGCGGCAAAGCCGTCATCTTCAACACCATTACCATTTCCGACGGCATCTCGATGGGCACCGAAGGCATGAAATACTCGCTGGTTTCCCGCGAAGTCATCGCCGACTCGATCGAAACGGTGACCGGATGCCAGGGTTTTGACGGCGTCGTCGCTATCGGCGGTTGCGACAAAAACATGCCCGGCTGCATGATCGCGCTGTCGCGCCTGAACCGCCCGGCGATTTTCGTTTACGGCGGCACCATCCTGCCGGGTTGCCATAAAGGCAAAAAATTGGATGTGGTCTCGGTATTCGAGGCGGTCGGCGCGCGCGCCAACGATAAAATCGACGATGCCGAACTCGAGGCCATCGAAGCCAAGGCCATTCCCGGCGCCGGTTCCTGTGGCGGCATGTACACCGCAAACACGATGGCCTCGGCGATCGAAGCCCTGGGCATGAGCCTGCCGAACAGCTCCGCTCAAGCCGCAGTCTCGGAAGACAAGCGCCTGGACTGCGAACGGGCCGGCGCTGCGGTGCTGGCACTGCTGGAAAAAGACATCAAGCCGCGCGATATCATGACCAAAGAGGCGTTCGAGAATGCCATCACCGTCGTCATCGCACTCGGCGGCTCGACCAATGCGGTCTTACACTTATTGGCGATGGCGAACGCTACCGGCGTTGATTTGACGCTGGATGACTTCACCCGCATCGGCGCCAATGTGCCGATGCTGGCCGACCTGAAACCCAGCGGCCGCTATCAAATGGCCGAATTGATCGAGATCGGCGGCATCCAACCGTTGATGAAGACCTTGTTGGATCAAGGCTTGTTGCACGGCGATTGCCTGACCGTGACCGGCAAGACCCTGGCGGAAAACCTGGCCGACGTCCAGCCTTATCCAGAAGGTCAGGACATGATCCGCTCACTGGACAACCCGATCAAAAAAGACAGCCATCTGGCCGTACTTTACGGCAACCTGGCTACCGAAGGCGCGGTCGCAAAAATAACCGGCAAAGAGGGTCTCGTTTTCACCGGCGCCGCCAAGGTGTTCGACGCCGAAGAACAGGCGCTGCAAAGCATCCTGAACGGCGATATCGTCAAAGGCGATGTCATCGTGATCCGTTATGAAGGCCCTAAAGGCGGACCGGGCATGCGGGAAATGCTGTCGCCGACTTCGGCAATCATGGGTAAGGGTCTAGGCAAGGATGTCGCGCTGATCACCGACGGACGTTTTTCCGGCGGCACGCACGGCTTCGTGGTCGGACATATCACGCCGGAAGCTCAGGTGGGCGGCGCCCTGGCGATCGTCAAGGACGGCGACAAAATCACCATAGACGCCGAAAGCAAGGAATTAACGTTGCATGTCAACGAGCACGAAATCGCCCGCCGCCTGGAAAAATGGCAAGCGCCGGCGCCCCGCTATAACCGAGGCGTTCTGGCTAAATTCGCCAAGTTGGTCAGCTCCGCCTCGAAAGGCGCGGTTACCGACAACCTCGACTAA
- the grxD gene encoding Grx4 family monothiol glutaredoxin translates to MDVIERIKDQLSNPVVLYMKGTPDFPQCGFSGQVVQVLSACQAKYMYVNIFEDPEMREALKEYSNWPTYPQLYINGELVGGCDIIIDMYNKGELQSALAAVDGVQA, encoded by the coding sequence ATGGATGTTATAGAAAGAATTAAAGACCAACTGTCAAATCCAGTAGTGTTGTATATGAAAGGGACGCCGGATTTTCCCCAATGCGGTTTTTCCGGGCAAGTGGTTCAGGTATTGTCGGCCTGTCAGGCGAAATACATGTATGTCAATATTTTTGAAGATCCCGAAATGCGTGAAGCATTGAAGGAATATTCCAATTGGCCCACTTACCCTCAATTGTATATCAATGGTGAATTGGTAGGCGGTTGCGACATCATCATCGACATGTACAACAAGGGGGAGTTGCAATCGGCGCTGGCTGCCGTGGATGGCGTACAGGCATAG
- a CDS encoding acetylornithine transaminase, with translation MTSHIMPTYGRLPVTFSKGEGAWLWDNNNKRYLDAVSGIAVCNLGHAHPAVHQAICQQSKTLLHTSNLYRIESQEKLADKLIHLSGMDNVFFCNSGAEANEAALKIARLYGHQRGIDTPVVLTMEKSFHGRTLGSLSATGNSKVQQGFAPLLQGFLHVPFNNIDAIKAAIAGNSNIVAILVEPVQGEGGVNIPSSDYLNQIRALCDEHQLLMMLDEIQTGVGRTGIFLAYQHNGIIPDVCTMAKALGNGVPIGACLAKGVAAQLLGAGSHGSTFGGNPLACSAALAVIETLQNSDLIETTEQKGRRICEQLSAKTGHAPEITNIRHKGLMIGVDLNQPCAGLVAKALSHGLLINVTAEKTIRLLPPLIIDDEQINLLTDILSQLISEHSQ, from the coding sequence ATGACCAGTCATATTATGCCCACCTACGGACGCCTGCCCGTAACCTTCAGCAAAGGCGAAGGCGCATGGCTATGGGACAATAACAATAAACGTTATCTTGATGCAGTATCGGGTATCGCGGTCTGCAACCTTGGCCATGCCCATCCGGCTGTTCACCAGGCAATTTGCCAGCAAAGTAAAACGCTGCTGCACACCTCAAACCTCTACCGTATTGAATCACAGGAAAAACTAGCCGACAAATTAATCCACCTCAGCGGCATGGATAACGTCTTTTTCTGTAATTCCGGCGCCGAGGCCAACGAAGCCGCATTAAAAATAGCGCGCCTATACGGTCACCAACGCGGGATCGACACTCCGGTCGTGCTAACGATGGAAAAAAGCTTCCATGGCCGCACCTTAGGTTCTTTAAGCGCGACCGGAAACAGCAAGGTTCAACAAGGCTTCGCGCCGCTATTACAGGGGTTTCTGCACGTCCCCTTCAACAACATCGACGCGATCAAAGCAGCAATAGCCGGCAACAGCAACATCGTCGCCATCCTAGTCGAACCGGTACAGGGGGAAGGCGGCGTTAACATTCCCTCATCAGATTACTTGAATCAGATTCGTGCGCTCTGCGATGAACATCAGTTGTTGATGATGTTGGACGAAATCCAAACCGGCGTCGGTCGCACAGGAATATTTCTCGCCTACCAGCATAACGGCATCATCCCGGACGTCTGCACGATGGCCAAGGCACTGGGCAATGGCGTGCCGATAGGCGCCTGCCTGGCCAAGGGCGTAGCGGCGCAATTGTTAGGCGCCGGAAGCCATGGCTCCACTTTCGGCGGTAATCCGCTGGCCTGCAGCGCGGCGCTGGCCGTGATTGAAACGCTGCAGAATTCCGATCTGATCGAGACGACGGAACAAAAAGGCCGGCGCATCTGCGAACAGTTAAGCGCGAAAACCGGACACGCCCCCGAAATCACCAATATTCGGCACAAAGGCCTGATGATAGGCGTCGATCTGAACCAGCCTTGCGCCGGCCTGGTGGCCAAGGCCCTGTCTCATGGCCTGCTGATCAACGTCACGGCGGAAAAAACGATCCGTCTGCTGCCGCCGTTGATTATCGACGACGAACAAATCAATCTGTTGACCGATATTTTGTCACAGCTCATTAGCGAACATAGCCAATAA
- a CDS encoding TIGR04211 family SH3 domain-containing protein — protein sequence MKNLLSSLFVLLILSANVDAATVYVTDDIKFTLRSTPSNRSKILKMLPSGTPLTVLEENSESGYSKVRTNGGVEGYILTRHTSPKPISRWYLDRANKKLAELQEENKLFKEELEQLKGNNTQALSSNQTLTQERDRLSNELNDLKQTAANAVQLKHQRDQLQERVISVERELQQVKRENQALVDSTNQDWFLYGGLLALFGVILGFILPKLSWRRKTSNWDTF from the coding sequence GTGAAAAATTTACTCAGTTCCTTATTCGTCCTATTGATCTTAAGCGCAAATGTCGATGCCGCTACGGTGTATGTCACCGATGACATCAAATTTACGCTGAGAAGCACCCCCAGCAACCGCAGCAAGATCCTAAAAATGCTGCCTAGCGGCACCCCCTTGACCGTCCTCGAGGAAAACAGCGAGAGCGGCTACAGCAAGGTGCGGACCAACGGCGGCGTCGAAGGCTACATCCTGACCCGGCACACCTCGCCGAAGCCGATCAGCCGCTGGTATCTGGACCGGGCCAATAAAAAATTGGCGGAACTGCAGGAGGAAAACAAATTATTCAAGGAAGAACTGGAGCAATTGAAGGGCAATAACACCCAAGCCCTTTCCAGCAACCAGACCTTGACCCAGGAACGCGACCGCTTAAGCAACGAACTGAATGACTTGAAACAAACGGCCGCCAATGCCGTGCAACTGAAACATCAACGCGATCAGTTACAAGAACGCGTGATATCGGTGGAAAGAGAGCTGCAGCAAGTCAAACGCGAAAACCAGGCCCTGGTAGACAGCACCAATCAGGATTGGTTTTTATATGGCGGCCTGCTCGCCCTGTTTGGCGTTATTTTGGGCTTCATACTGCCCAAGTTGAGCTGGCGCCGTAAAACCAGCAATTGGGACACGTTTTAA
- the argF gene encoding ornithine carbamoyltransferase, translated as MIKQPRHFISLQDLTSDELRTLIHRAIELKNHRDPEFQPLKGRVLAMIFEKSSTRTRISFEAGMAHFGGSALFLSPRDTQLGRGEPLEDSAKVISSMVDCIMLRTHNHDTVTTFAQHSNVPVINGLTDLLHPCQLLADMQTYFEQRGDILGKTVAWVGDGNNMCHSYINAARAFDFRLNIACPDDYQPDQSIVASAGDKVQFFATPEEAASEADLIVTDVWASMGQENEQKKREIAFKHYQVTERTMQAANTDALFMHCLPAHRGEEVAAKVIDGPQSVVFAEAENRLHAQKALLEFLICR; from the coding sequence ATGATCAAACAACCCAGACACTTCATCAGCCTGCAGGATCTGACGAGCGACGAATTACGCACGTTAATCCACAGGGCCATTGAATTAAAAAATCATCGAGACCCAGAATTTCAACCGCTGAAAGGCCGGGTGTTAGCGATGATTTTTGAAAAATCATCGACCCGCACCCGCATCTCCTTTGAAGCCGGCATGGCCCACTTCGGCGGCAGCGCCTTGTTTCTGTCGCCTCGCGATACCCAACTAGGCCGCGGCGAGCCGCTCGAAGACAGCGCCAAAGTCATTTCCAGCATGGTCGATTGCATCATGCTGAGAACGCATAACCATGACACCGTGACCACTTTCGCCCAACATTCCAACGTCCCGGTGATCAACGGCCTGACCGACCTGCTGCACCCCTGTCAGCTACTCGCCGATATGCAGACCTATTTTGAACAACGCGGTGATATCTTGGGGAAAACGGTCGCTTGGGTCGGCGACGGCAACAATATGTGCCATTCCTATATCAATGCGGCACGAGCCTTCGACTTCCGCTTAAACATCGCCTGCCCCGACGATTATCAGCCCGATCAAAGCATCGTCGCCAGCGCCGGCGATAAAGTGCAATTTTTCGCCACGCCGGAAGAAGCCGCCAGCGAAGCCGACTTGATCGTCACCGATGTCTGGGCCAGCATGGGTCAGGAAAACGAACAGAAAAAACGGGAAATCGCCTTCAAACACTATCAGGTCACCGAAAGGACGATGCAGGCCGCCAACACCGACGCCCTATTCATGCATTGCCTTCCGGCACACCGCGGTGAAGAAGTGGCCGCCAAGGTCATCGACGGTCCGCAAAGCGTTGTTTTTGCTGAGGCGGAAAACCGCCTGCATGCGCAAAAAGCCTTACTGGAATTTCTCATCTGCCGATAA
- the rnt gene encoding ribonuclease T — protein MEISQNPLGKRFRGYLPVIVDIETAGFNAKKNPLLEIAAVIVEPDADGILRITEKHSSNIIPFKNSELDEAALKFNGIDPYHPFRMAVEEKEALGRIFKPIRNAVKRNECNRAILVGHNPAFDINFLNAAIERNNIKRSPFHPFSSFDTATLGGLIYGQTVLAKVAQAAGLPWDSDKAHSALYDAEQTATLFCMMVNRWKKLAELEKY, from the coding sequence ATGGAAATCAGTCAGAACCCGCTAGGCAAGCGCTTCAGGGGTTATTTACCGGTTATCGTCGACATCGAAACGGCCGGCTTTAACGCCAAAAAAAACCCCTTACTGGAAATTGCCGCTGTCATTGTTGAACCGGACGCCGACGGTATTTTACGGATCACCGAAAAACACTCCAGCAACATCATTCCTTTTAAAAATTCGGAACTGGATGAAGCCGCGCTAAAATTCAACGGCATCGATCCCTACCACCCTTTCAGGATGGCTGTGGAGGAAAAGGAGGCATTAGGCAGAATCTTTAAACCGATCCGCAATGCCGTGAAACGCAACGAATGCAATCGCGCCATTCTGGTCGGTCACAATCCGGCCTTCGATATCAACTTTCTCAATGCCGCGATCGAGCGCAACAATATCAAAAGAAGCCCTTTTCACCCATTCAGCAGTTTTGATACCGCCACCTTGGGCGGACTGATTTACGGTCAAACGGTGCTCGCCAAGGTTGCGCAAGCCGCAGGACTGCCATGGGACAGCGATAAGGCGCATTCAGCGCTCTATGACGCCGAACAAACGGCGACACTGTTCTGCATGATGGTCAACCGCTGGAAAAAACTGGCGGAACTTGAGAAATACTAA
- a CDS encoding (2Fe-2S)-binding protein, whose translation MNDMSPDQEQNVICYCSGTTEEKIKTLIDEGVDNLDRLSRITGACSGCGGCEYNVMELLAEYGETHS comes from the coding sequence ATGAATGATATGAGCCCGGACCAAGAACAGAACGTGATTTGTTATTGCAGCGGCACCACCGAAGAGAAAATCAAAACATTGATCGATGAAGGTGTCGACAACCTGGACAGACTTTCGAGAATCACCGGCGCTTGTTCAGGCTGCGGTGGATGCGAATATAACGTCATGGAGCTGCTGGCCGAATACGGCGAGACGCATTCTTAG
- the cpdA gene encoding 3',5'-cyclic-AMP phosphodiesterase, producing the protein MAMLKILQVTDSHILPKPEETMMGVNTDKYFRQVLAHAFQHHERFDLMLLTGDLTQDPSPESYRRIRQILSRYQTPCLCLPGNHDDLSQMQAVLDTDTINCDKRKQLGNWQIISLNSQKPGHAGGLIAQSELDYLCNQLRLHPHLYTLIAVHHHCISSGSSWMDTMIIENSDEFLAALAPHRRIKAIICGHVHQALEKKYDDIAIYTTPASCFQFKPGCREFALDDKPPGYRVLELDDDGGIRTEVQWLPLRLTELNLDSDGY; encoded by the coding sequence ATGGCCATGCTCAAAATCCTGCAAGTCACCGACTCGCATATTCTGCCGAAGCCTGAAGAAACGATGATGGGCGTCAATACCGATAAATATTTCCGGCAGGTGCTGGCGCATGCTTTTCAACACCACGAACGCTTTGATTTAATGTTGCTGACCGGCGACCTGACTCAGGATCCCAGCCCGGAAAGCTACCGGCGGATTCGGCAAATACTGAGCCGTTATCAGACGCCGTGCCTATGCCTGCCCGGCAATCACGACGATCTCAGCCAAATGCAGGCCGTTCTCGATACGGACACCATCAATTGCGATAAGAGAAAACAATTAGGAAATTGGCAGATTATCAGCCTTAACAGCCAGAAACCGGGGCATGCCGGCGGTCTGATCGCTCAGAGCGAACTGGACTATTTGTGCAATCAACTGCGACTGCATCCGCACCTATACACGTTGATCGCCGTGCATCATCACTGCATCAGCAGTGGCAGCAGTTGGATGGACACGATGATCATCGAAAACAGCGATGAATTTTTAGCAGCCTTAGCTCCCCACCGACGGATCAAAGCCATTATTTGCGGTCATGTCCATCAAGCGTTGGAGAAAAAATACGACGACATCGCGATTTACACTACCCCGGCCAGCTGTTTTCAATTCAAGCCGGGCTGCCGAGAATTCGCCCTGGACGACAAGCCGCCGGGCTACCGAGTTTTAGAACTCGACGATGACGGCGGCATTCGCACCGAAGTTCAGTGGTTGCCGTTGCGACTCACCGAACTAAACCTCGATTCAGACGGTTATTGA
- the argA gene encoding amino-acid N-acetyltransferase, whose translation MNILDSKDIGAQAAFVNWFRNSSPYIHAHRNRTFVVFFSGAAVTENFAALIHDIALLKSLGIRLVLVHGIRQQIDQRLQQQGITPQFHNNLRITDDQILPYVKEAAGTVRIETEALLSMGLANSPMAGAKIKVASGNFVMARPLGVIDGIDYCHTGQVRRIEQKAIHQQLDQDNVVLVSPLGYSPSGEVFSLGAEQVATEIAIALSAEKLILLTEQECLSPDSGEIVRQLTTAEAKNFLQRHNDIAPAIVRSLHAAIESSQRGVERVHLINHHVDGSLLLELFSRDGIGTLISATPFEEIRSANLDDIGGILELIKPLEQKGQLVKRSREKLEMEINDYIVIERDGLIIGCTALHDMKDGQSAEIACLAVHQDYQKKSRGNHLLEYLVHKAKQRGIGRLFALSSQTMHWFIERGFVATDVDTLPERMKSFYNYKRNSKVFYKDI comes from the coding sequence ATGAACATCCTCGACTCTAAAGACATTGGCGCTCAGGCCGCCTTTGTCAACTGGTTCAGAAATTCCTCGCCGTATATCCATGCGCACCGCAACCGCACCTTTGTCGTCTTTTTCAGCGGCGCCGCGGTCACCGAGAATTTCGCCGCACTAATCCACGATATCGCCCTGCTGAAAAGCCTCGGCATACGCCTGGTGCTGGTGCATGGCATACGCCAGCAAATTGACCAGCGATTGCAGCAGCAAGGCATCACGCCGCAATTTCATAATAATTTGCGCATCACCGACGATCAGATCCTGCCTTATGTCAAAGAAGCGGCTGGAACGGTCAGAATCGAAACCGAGGCGCTGCTGTCAATGGGCCTGGCCAATTCGCCGATGGCCGGCGCCAAAATCAAAGTCGCCTCCGGTAATTTCGTCATGGCCCGACCGTTGGGAGTCATCGACGGCATCGATTATTGCCATACCGGCCAGGTCAGGCGCATCGAACAAAAAGCCATACACCAACAACTAGACCAGGACAACGTCGTGCTGGTCTCGCCGCTCGGTTATTCTCCCAGCGGCGAAGTGTTCAGTTTGGGCGCAGAACAGGTCGCCACCGAGATCGCCATCGCCCTGAGCGCGGAAAAACTGATTTTACTGACCGAGCAGGAATGTCTGTCTCCGGATAGCGGCGAAATCGTGCGGCAATTGACGACGGCCGAGGCGAAAAACTTTCTCCAACGCCATAACGACATTGCGCCGGCTATCGTCAGATCCCTGCATGCCGCGATCGAAAGCAGCCAGCGCGGCGTAGAACGCGTCCATCTGATCAACCATCACGTCGACGGTTCGTTATTGCTGGAATTGTTCAGCCGCGACGGCATCGGCACGCTGATCAGCGCGACCCCGTTCGAGGAGATTCGTTCCGCCAATCTCGATGATATCGGCGGCATATTGGAATTGATTAAACCGCTGGAACAGAAAGGCCAGCTGGTCAAGCGCTCCCGCGAGAAACTGGAAATGGAAATCAATGACTACATCGTCATTGAACGGGATGGACTGATTATCGGCTGCACCGCGCTGCATGACATGAAAGACGGCCAATCCGCGGAAATCGCCTGTCTCGCGGTCCATCAGGATTACCAAAAAAAATCGCGCGGCAATCATTTGCTGGAATATCTGGTTCACAAGGCCAAACAGCGCGGCATCGGACGCCTGTTTGCGTTGTCTTCGCAGACGATGCATTGGTTTATCGAACGCGGTTTTGTCGCGACCGATGTCGACACCTTGCCGGAACGAATGAAGAGCTTTTATAACTATAAAAGAAACTCCAAAGTATTCTATAAGGATATTTAG